In Aegilops tauschii subsp. strangulata cultivar AL8/78 chromosome 3, Aet v6.0, whole genome shotgun sequence, one genomic interval encodes:
- the LOC109777240 gene encoding amino-acid permease BAT1 homolog isoform X1, with translation MAGQSSYSRLAGDEAAVISAGGGDDDYDAKKLRLLGYEPQLKRNLSLLSNFSVTFSIISVLTGITTLYGTGLEFGGPVAMVYGWPIAGTFTIIVGLAMAEICSAYPTSGGLYFWSARLCSERRWGPFASWLTGWFNIVGQWAVTTSVDFSLAQLIQVIILLSTGGNNGGGYLASKYVVIAFHAAILLSHALINSLPISWLSFFGQFAAAWNMLGVFVLMIAVPAVATERASAKFVFTHLNTDNSAGIHNNLYIFVLGLLMSQYTLTGYDASAHMTEETKNADKNGPIGIISAISISIVVGWGYILGITFAVKEIPYLLSPDNEAGGYAIAEVFYLAFKSRYGSGVGGIVCLGIVAVAIYFCGMSSVTSNSRMVYAFSRDGAMPLSPVWHKVNKHEVPINAVWLSAFVSLCMALPSLGSLVAFQAMVSIATIGLYIAYALPIFFRVTLARKHFVPGPFNLGRYGVLVGWVAVLWVVTITVLFSLPVTYPVTKDTLNYTPVAVGGLFILVLTSWVVSARHWFKGPVTNLSG, from the exons ATGGCAGGGCAGAGCAGCTACAGCcggctcgccggcgacgaggccgCCGTGATatccgccggcggcggcgacgacgactaCGACGCAAAGAAGCTGAGGCTCCTTGGCTACGAGCCGCAGCTCAAGCGCAATCTCTC GCTGTTGTCCAACTTCTCGGTGACCTTCTCGATCATATCGGTCCTTACGGGCATCACTACGTTGTACGGGACAGGTCTCGAGTTTGGTGGGCCGGTGGCCATGGTGTATGGCTGGCCGATTGCCGGCACCTTCACCATCATCGTCGGCCTAGCGATGGCCGAGATCTGCTCCGCCTACCCTACCTCCGGCGGACTCTACTTCTGGAGCGCCAGGCTCTGCAGCGAGCGACGTTGGGGCCCCTTTGCCTCCTGGCTCACCGGCTG GTTCAACATCGTTGGACAG TGGGCGGTGACAACTAGCGTGGACTTCTCGCTGGCGCAGCTGATCCAGGTGATCATCCTGCTCAGCACCGGCGGCAACAATGGCGGAGGCTACCTGGCGTCCAAGTACGTGGTCATCGCCTTCCACGCCGCCATCCTGCTCAGCCACGCCCTCATCAACAGCCTCCCCATCTCATGGCTCTCCTTCTTCGGCCAGTTTGCGGCTGCTTGGAACATGCTAG GTGTCTTTGTCCTGATGATTGCCGTGCCGGCTGTTGCAACCGAGAGAGCCAGTGCCAAGTTCGTCTTCACCCATTTAAACACTGACAACAGTGCTGGAATACACAACAACCTTTACATCTTTGTCCTGGGGCTCCTCATGAGCCAGTACACGCTCACAGGATACGACGCATCGGCGCATATG ACGGAGGAGACCAAGAACGCGGACAAGAACGGGCCCATCGGGATAATCAGCGCCATCAGCATATCCATAGTGGTCGGCTGGGGATACATACTCGGCATCACGTTCGCCGTCAAGGAGATACCCTACCTGCTCAGCCCTGACAACGAGGCTGGGGGCTACGCCATCGCCGAGGTCTTCTACCTCGCCTTCAAAAGCCGCTACGGCAGCGGCGTCGGCGGGATCGTCTGCCTGGGCATCGTCGCCGTCGCCATATACTTCTGCGGCATGAGCTCCGTGACGAGTAACTCGAG GATGGTGTATGCGTTCTCGAGAGACGGGGCGATGCCGCTGTCACCCGTGTGGCACAAAGTGAACAAGCACGAGGTGCCCATCAACGCCGTCTGGCTCTCGGCTTTCGTCTCCCTCTGCATGGCGTTGCCG TCGCTGGGTAGCCTGGTGGCGTTCCAGGCCATGGTGTCGATCGCGACGATCGGGCTCTACATCGCGTACGCGCTGCCCATCTTCTTCCGGGTGACGCTGGCGCGCAAGCACTTCGTGCCGGGGCCCTTCAACCTCGGACGGTACGGTGTACTGGTGGGATGGGTGGCCGTGCTCTGGGTGGTGACCATCACCGTGCTCTTCTCGCTGCCGGTGACGTACCCGGTGACCAAGGACACGCTCAACTACACGCCGGTCGCCGTCGGTGGGCTTTTCATCCTCGTGTTGACGTCGTGGGTCGTGAGCGCCAGGCACTGGTTCAAGGGACCCGTTACGAATTTGAGCGGCTAG
- the LOC109777240 gene encoding amino-acid permease BAT1 homolog isoform X2, producing the protein MTWSKSPAGSGTTAVDVDADGSGDTGQARLRELGYKQELKRDLSLLSNFAFSFTIISVLTGVTTLYNTGLNFGGPATMTFGWFVAGAFTMTVGLSMAEICSSFPTSGGLYYWSARLSGNRWSPFASWITGWFNIVGQWAVTTSVDFSLAQLIQVIILLSTGGNNGGGYLASKYVVIAFHAAILLSHALINSLPISWLSFFGQFAAAWNMLGVFVLMIAVPAVATERASAKFVFTHLNTDNSAGIHNNLYIFVLGLLMSQYTLTGYDASAHMTEETKNADKNGPIGIISAISISIVVGWGYILGITFAVKEIPYLLSPDNEAGGYAIAEVFYLAFKSRYGSGVGGIVCLGIVAVAIYFCGMSSVTSNSRMVYAFSRDGAMPLSPVWHKVNKHEVPINAVWLSAFVSLCMALPSLGSLVAFQAMVSIATIGLYIAYALPIFFRVTLARKHFVPGPFNLGRYGVLVGWVAVLWVVTITVLFSLPVTYPVTKDTLNYTPVAVGGLFILVLTSWVVSARHWFKGPVTNLSG; encoded by the exons ATGACCTGGAGCAAGTCACCGGCGGGCAGCGGCACCACCGCCGTCGACGTCGACGCCGATGGCTCCGGCGACACCGGCCAGGCCCGCCTCCGCGAGCTCGGCTACAAGCAGGAGCTCAAGCGGGACCTCTC ATTGCTGTCCAACTTCGCCTTCTCCTTCACCATCATCTCGGTGCTGACGGGGGTGACCACGCTGTACAACACCGGCCTCAACTTCGGCGGCCCGGCCACCATGACCTTCGGCTGGTTCGTCGCCGGCGCCTTCACCATGACGGTCGGCCTCTCCATGGCCGAGATCTGCTCCTCCTTCCCCACCTCCGGCGGCCTCTACTACTGGAGCGCGCGCCTCTCGGGCAACCGATGGTCGCCCTTCGCCTCATGGATCACCGGATG GTTCAACATCGTTGGACAG TGGGCGGTGACAACTAGCGTGGACTTCTCGCTGGCGCAGCTGATCCAGGTGATCATCCTGCTCAGCACCGGCGGCAACAATGGCGGAGGCTACCTGGCGTCCAAGTACGTGGTCATCGCCTTCCACGCCGCCATCCTGCTCAGCCACGCCCTCATCAACAGCCTCCCCATCTCATGGCTCTCCTTCTTCGGCCAGTTTGCGGCTGCTTGGAACATGCTAG GTGTCTTTGTCCTGATGATTGCCGTGCCGGCTGTTGCAACCGAGAGAGCCAGTGCCAAGTTCGTCTTCACCCATTTAAACACTGACAACAGTGCTGGAATACACAACAACCTTTACATCTTTGTCCTGGGGCTCCTCATGAGCCAGTACACGCTCACAGGATACGACGCATCGGCGCATATG ACGGAGGAGACCAAGAACGCGGACAAGAACGGGCCCATCGGGATAATCAGCGCCATCAGCATATCCATAGTGGTCGGCTGGGGATACATACTCGGCATCACGTTCGCCGTCAAGGAGATACCCTACCTGCTCAGCCCTGACAACGAGGCTGGGGGCTACGCCATCGCCGAGGTCTTCTACCTCGCCTTCAAAAGCCGCTACGGCAGCGGCGTCGGCGGGATCGTCTGCCTGGGCATCGTCGCCGTCGCCATATACTTCTGCGGCATGAGCTCCGTGACGAGTAACTCGAG GATGGTGTATGCGTTCTCGAGAGACGGGGCGATGCCGCTGTCACCCGTGTGGCACAAAGTGAACAAGCACGAGGTGCCCATCAACGCCGTCTGGCTCTCGGCTTTCGTCTCCCTCTGCATGGCGTTGCCG TCGCTGGGTAGCCTGGTGGCGTTCCAGGCCATGGTGTCGATCGCGACGATCGGGCTCTACATCGCGTACGCGCTGCCCATCTTCTTCCGGGTGACGCTGGCGCGCAAGCACTTCGTGCCGGGGCCCTTCAACCTCGGACGGTACGGTGTACTGGTGGGATGGGTGGCCGTGCTCTGGGTGGTGACCATCACCGTGCTCTTCTCGCTGCCGGTGACGTACCCGGTGACCAAGGACACGCTCAACTACACGCCGGTCGCCGTCGGTGGGCTTTTCATCCTCGTGTTGACGTCGTGGGTCGTGAGCGCCAGGCACTGGTTCAAGGGACCCGTTACGAATTTGAGCGGCTAG